Proteins from one Palaemon carinicauda isolate YSFRI2023 chromosome 26, ASM3689809v2, whole genome shotgun sequence genomic window:
- the LOC137620270 gene encoding uncharacterized protein encodes MRPAGPCDAWCGHPPFLLCCDNRCPVDVHPVHGCDGLKENLTSTLQVCRHNKDCPGNSLCCWDRCAGLSKCINDVYYSIETLL; translated from the exons ATGAGGCCAGCTGGACCGTGCGATGCTTGGTGTGGACACCCGCCATTTCTTTTGTGCTGTGATA ATAGGTGTCCAGTCGATGTCCATCCAGTGCATGGATGTGATGGACTAAAAGAAAATTTAACATCTACATTACAG GTATGCAGGCATAACAAAGACTGCCCAGGTAACTCTCTTTGTTGCTGGGATAGGTGTGCTGGTTTAAGCAAGTGTATCAACGATGTCTATTACTCCATTGAAACTCTCCTGTAG